The nucleotide sequence ATGAGGTGGAGGGTTTTGATTTTCAGGGAACCAGGGCATTTGATGAAAAAACAGGTTACCGCTCAAAGTCCATGCTCGTAACAGCAATGAGAAACCATGAAAATGAAATAATCGGAGTATTGCAGCTTCTTAACGCAACCAATGAAAACGGCGTGGTGATAGCTTTTTCGCCGCGCTATCAAAGGCTTATAGAGTCACTTGCTTCACAGGCGGCAATTGCCATAACCAACTCGTCGCTAATCAGGGGGCTTAGGCACCTGCTGGATTCTTTCATACAGGTGATAGCGGATGCTATCGATGCGAAATCAGCCTATACCGGGGGCCATATAAGACGTGTTGCCGACCTTACGCTGCTAATAGCACGCGGGCTTTGTAACTCGGAGGATGAGAGATGGCGGAATTTTGTTCTCACCCCTGATGAGGAAAACGAACTTCGTATAGCCGCATGGATGCATGATATAGGTAAAATTACAACCCCTGAGCATGTCGTTGACAAATCAACCAAACTTGAAAAAATATATGACAGGCTGCACACGATTGAGGCGCGCTTTGAAATACTCAAACAACAGGCTGAAAATGATTATCTCAAAAGAAAGTGTGAAATTCTAAGCACCGGGGTACGAAATACTGAAGGGGTGCTTAGTAAACTCCGTGAGGAACTGGACGGTAAACTAAAGGAATTTTCTGATGCTATAGAATTAATAAGGGTGGCCAACCTTGGTGGTGAATTTATGGCTGATGAAAAAATAGCAAAACTCAAAGAGATTGCATCTATAGAGATAGTAATAGGCCACAAGAGAATCCCGCTTTTAAATGAAGACGAAACAATGAATCTTTCTATTAGAAGAGGTACTTTGACGGAGGAAGAGCGGTTAATAATAAATAACCATGCCGTAATGACAGGCAAGATGTTAGGAGGGCTCCCGTGGCCTAAAAAGCTTACAAATGTTGCAAAATACGCAGCCGAACATCATGAAAAGCTTGACGGCACAGGGTATCCAAACGGGTTAAAGGCTGAGCAGCTTAGCCGTAAGTCCAGAATATTGGCCATAGCAGACATCTTTGAGGCCCTCACTGCAAAAGACAGACCATACAGACCTGGCAAAAAACTCTCCGAATGTGTTAAGATCATAGGCTTTATGGTTAAAGACAACCACCTTGATAAGGATATTGTGGAGTTTTTCATAACAAGCGGATTATTTGTAGAGTATGCTAAAAATGAATTAACTGCAGATCAGTTAGATTCATTTACTTACAACGGAGTAACATATGACCCTTTTAGCCGGCCCTCGGATGAGGCCGGCAAAGACAACTAAAAACCCTATACAAGGAGACACATATGAAAAACGCACTGAAAATTCTTTCATTTAATACGTTTATACCGATTTTTTACCCGGCCCTGATGCTTCCGTTGAGGCATTGGAGAAAGAAAGCCATCGGTATGCTGAATTTTAAAGAAGGTGACAGGGTGTTAGTGCCCGGGGTGGGAAGCGGACATGACTTGCCCTTTCTCCCCGGCAATGTGGATGTTGACGGTATAGACATAAGTGACGTAATGCTGGGGCTTGGTAAAATAAAAACAAAAGCCTTCCATTATCCCCACAACACAAGACTGCACAAGATGGACGCCGAAAATCTTAAGTTTGATGATAACACGTTTGACAAGGCCATCCTGAGCTTGTTTCT is from Nitrospirae bacterium YQR-1 and encodes:
- a CDS encoding HD domain-containing protein, which codes for MFSKDSVVNEILSGFAEKLKPSISGDGKPASEIFEIVLREVKSLIQVNENYKNELMSIGIALSAERNHEALLEMIVEKAMYFTGADGGTLYIMGEDERNLSFKIIRTKSLGFLMGGTKGGEVPFPPVQLYKEDESRNENNVSAYVALTGKTVNITDVYEVEGFDFQGTRAFDEKTGYRSKSMLVTAMRNHENEIIGVLQLLNATNENGVVIAFSPRYQRLIESLASQAAIAITNSSLIRGLRHLLDSFIQVIADAIDAKSAYTGGHIRRVADLTLLIARGLCNSEDERWRNFVLTPDEENELRIAAWMHDIGKITTPEHVVDKSTKLEKIYDRLHTIEARFEILKQQAENDYLKRKCEILSTGVRNTEGVLSKLREELDGKLKEFSDAIELIRVANLGGEFMADEKIAKLKEIASIEIVIGHKRIPLLNEDETMNLSIRRGTLTEEERLIINNHAVMTGKMLGGLPWPKKLTNVAKYAAEHHEKLDGTGYPNGLKAEQLSRKSRILAIADIFEALTAKDRPYRPGKKLSECVKIIGFMVKDNHLDKDIVEFFITSGLFVEYAKNELTADQLDSFTYNGVTYDPFSRPSDEAGKDN
- a CDS encoding methyltransferase domain-containing protein, translated to MKNALKILSFNTFIPIFYPALMLPLRHWRKKAIGMLNFKEGDRVLVPGVGSGHDLPFLPGNVDVDGIDISDVMLGLGKIKTKAFHYPHNTRLHKMDAENLKFDDNTFDKAILSLFLTVVFNPHKAMEEVVRVTKPGGEILIYDHLFRRGTVPQGVANTVDAVLSYSFASVTRIIEDIIDGLPVKIVEVKDGDPVGFVKGFLLVKNPK